A single Caretta caretta isolate rCarCar2 chromosome 2, rCarCar1.hap1, whole genome shotgun sequence DNA region contains:
- the LRRC61 gene encoding leucine-rich repeat-containing protein 61 isoform X2, whose product MEPWAEKGDEGENIRVTAQLLKARTGEFALESILLLQLRGLGISDLGCLGECASLEWLDLSGNAISHLGPLAALKSLAVLNLSANRVCSLEPLGACESLQSLNLAGNLLSSLQQLQGLAGLRRLESLRLHDPRARLSNPVCATGAYRSALGGLLPGLKALDGERVSGRGSELYQLCRDLDSSLERGSSVGVGSPEPPGTALPWVEEGYWERRPARRSSIMEEAYKQFNDVLRECRELSERADDTISQAERALSVRSDPSSYVF is encoded by the coding sequence ATGGAGCCCTGGGCGGAGAAGGGGGACGAGGGCGAGAACATCAGGGTCACCGCCCAGCTGCTGAAGGCCAGGACGGGCGAGTTCGCCCTGGAGTCCatcctgctgctccagctgcggGGCCTGGGCATCTCGGATCTGGGCTGCCTGGGCGAGTGCGCCAGCCTGGAGTGGCTGGACCTCTCCGGCAACGCCATCTCCCACCTGGGCCCCCTGGCTGCCCTCAAGTCCCTGGCCGTCCTCAACCTCTCGGCCAACCGCGTCTGCAGCCTGGAGCCGCTCGGCGCTTGCGAGAGCCTGCAGAGCCTCAACCTGGCCGGCAACCTGCTGAGcagcctgcagcagctgcagggcttgGCGGGGCTGCGCCGGCTGGAGAGCCTGCGTCTGCACGACCCCCGGGCCCGCCTCAGCAACCCCGTCTGCGCCACCGGGGCCTACCGCAGCGCCCTGGGGGGCCTGCTCCCCGGCCTCAAGGCCCTGGACGGCGAGAGGGTCTCCGGGCGTGGCAGCGAGCTCTACCAGCTCTGCCGGGACCTGGACAGCTCCCTGGAGCGGGGCAGCAGCGTCGGGGTGGGCAGCCCGGAGCCGCCGGGCACGGCGCTGCCCTGGGTGGAGGAGGGCTACTGGGAGCGGAGGCCGGCTCGGCGCAGCTCCATCATGGAGGAGGCCTACAAGCAGTTCAACGACGTGCTGCGGGAGTGCCGGGAGCTGAGCGAGAGGGCGGACGACACCATCTCCCAGGCGGAGCGGGCCCTGAGCGTCCGCAGCGACCCCAGCTCCTATGTGTTTTGA